A genomic region of Numenius arquata chromosome 21, bNumArq3.hap1.1, whole genome shotgun sequence contains the following coding sequences:
- the HTR1D gene encoding 5-hydroxytryptamine receptor 1D, whose translation MTQYNHSAELSLQSSANKSLNFTETPLALDERTLLGLRISLSVLLSVITLATILANVFVVITIFLTRKLHTPANYLIGSLAVTDLLVSVLVMPISIAYTVTHTWAFGQVLCDIWLSSDITCCTASILHLCVIALDRYWAITDALEYAKRRTAGRVALMIAVVWMISISISVPPFFWRQVKAHEEIAKCTVNTDQISYTIYSTCGAFYIPTVLLLILYGRIYVAARSRILKPPSLYGKRFTTAHLITGSAGSSLCSINASLHEGHSHSGRSPIFINHVKIKLADSVLERKRISAARERKATKTLGIILGAFIFCWLPFFVMSLVLPICQDACWFHPILLDFFTWLGYLNSLINPVIYTAFNEEFKQAFQKLIHFKKCSS comes from the coding sequence ATGACTCAGTATAACCATTCAGCAGAGCTCTCTCTCCAGAGCTCAGCAAATAAGTCATTAAATTTCACTGAAACGCCACTGGCTTTGGATGAAAGGACACTATTAGGGCTGAGGATCTCACTGTCAGTCCTTCTGTCTGTTATAACTTTGGCAACGATCCTTGcaaatgtttttgttgttattacaATTTTTCTGACTAGAAAGCTCCACACACCTGCAAATTACCTCATTGGCTCCTTGGCAGTGACTGATCTCTTAGTGTCTGTCCTAGTGATGCCCATCAGTATTGCTTACACTGTCACCCACACGTGGGCCTTTGGCCAAGTGTTGTGTGATATCTGGTTATCATCAGACATCACGTGCTGCACAGCCTCAATCCTACACCTCTGTGTTATTGCACTGGACAGATACTGGGCTATCACAGATGCTTTGGAGTATGCCAAACGCCGGACCGCTGGCCGAGTAGCACTCATGATTGCCGTGGTCTGGATGATATCTATTAGTATTTCTGTGCCACCATTTTTCTGGAGGCAAGTGAAAGCTCATGAAGAAATTGCAAAGTGTACTGTGAACACAGATCAAATTTCCTACACAATTTATTCCACTTGTGGAGCTTTCTACATCCCAACTGTCCTCCTCCTGATACTGTATGGCAGAATTTACGTAGCGGCTCGATCCAGGATTCTGAAGCCACCCTCATTATATGGGAAACGCTTTACTACTGCACACCTGATTACTGGCTCTGCTGGGTCCTCCCTCTGCTCCATTAATGCTAGCCTTCATGAAGGGCATTCCCATTCAGGTAGATCCCCAATATTTATCAATCACgttaaaataaaacttgcagATAGTGtccttgaaaggaaaagaatttctgctgcaagagaaaggaaagccaCCAAAACTTTAGGCATTATTCTGGGagctttcattttctgctggCTGCCTTTTTTTGTCATGTCTCTAGTCCTACCGATCTGCCAAGATGCTTGTTGGTTTCATCCCATCCTGCTGGACTTTTTTACATGGTTAGGTTACTTAAACTCATTGATCAATCCAGTCATTTATACagcttttaatgaagaatttaagCAGGCTTTCCAAAAACTAATACATTTCAAAAAGTGTTCGTCTTGA